A stretch of DNA from Candidatus Poribacteria bacterium:
ATTAGTTACAACTTCCAGGTTTCTCCCCTCCACATCGATCACACAGATCTCCTTTCTCTTCTTGGAGTAAAACGCTATTCTGCGTCCGTCAAATGACCAATCGGGCATAGTTCCTTCACAAACCTTCCTCAAACCTCCACCGTCCGTTCCCATGATATATATCCAAGATTCCACCGGCCAGTTCTCTATCGCAAATACGATCTTCCTACTATCAGGTGACCAACGAGGGAAACTGGTCGATCCCCCTTGAGGAAGCCCCTCCGTCAGGTTTGTTAGCCTCCCAGTTTTTATATCGAAGACATATATATTAGATCTTTGTTTCACCCTATCGAACATATCGAAAGCTATTCTTTCACAATCAGGAGATAAGGAAATGTAGCTCAATGGGCGAGCGTTCATAAGCTTAGTTAGGTTGCTTCCATCGGCGTTCATCATGAATATGGCTTTTTCGCCGCCCTCATCATAAGCACAAATGACTATCTTGCCGCTTCTCCAAGCTTCCACAGCAATAGCGTTGATAGTTAGAAGGAGAATGAATGGGGAGATAAGTTTTAAAACTTTCCTGAAAATGGGCTCTGGCAAGAATTTCATGTAAATTCTCCACCTCTCCAACCTGTCCT
This window harbors:
- a CDS encoding PD40 domain-containing protein; translation: MKFLPEPIFRKVLKLISPFILLLTINAIAVEAWRSGKIVICAYDEGGEKAIFMMNADGSNLTKLMNARPLSYISLSPDCERIAFDMFDRVKQRSNIYVFDIKTGRLTNLTEGLPQGGSTSFPRWSPDSRKIVFAIENWPVESWIYIMGTDGGGLRKVCEGTMPDWSFDGRRIAFYSKKRKEICVIDVEGRNLEVVTNNQLPFGDFGDSMPWDIRWSPDGEKILFEYRHGIYVVGVRGDNFRKLTKWSSWSPCWSPNGRKVAFVSDSLDNDERPHIYLMDPDGSGVKKLMEEDLKGVRILLYFDWMLPQASGLKIYSLMKALWGKVKFGLEKTPLRETL